In Gemmatimonadota bacterium, a single genomic region encodes these proteins:
- a CDS encoding EAL domain-containing protein encodes MADAARVLAPNEAGELLDVLIEAGELGKTDTDRVRILKELFATSDRVVLADVVATLFPESVSEVAAINFRGFKKRFNDLAEQAHVPIRLAFDARKPKGLERRAWFKGTPALDDRQAAKLVEATPAYDPRDYVPPVAVAFEAVTFPQDVARALEEAAPDAWRQLDADRQEFLCSLTCRLQPFVQVVGPTPVPHVIGFEALATTLQGEGFGQIAGAGRALGIPSELVHMAVFRVALRTANTLRELAEQEGFPNARRLLVSVNLDPEILRNRGFDPWLYHSSHLFFQGLAFEVSEKSAGTDLALLPKLGAAYGLRFVLDDVNEMSEEARTRLAPHAEMAKLDVREFQRLVEAAGQDPPETIRALSRFRLEGKPFLVEGVESHWQEQYLARHWDAKSLGSLFGQGYLFEPGEPWSRWLAPLPEGAARGFVLCRLPAPPLLARRTRRGDKELWPAELLEDVYATRYPPHVFQPPQVQTEEGAVE; translated from the coding sequence ATGGCCGACGCAGCGAGAGTGCTGGCCCCGAACGAAGCAGGGGAGCTGCTGGACGTGCTCATCGAGGCGGGCGAATTGGGGAAGACCGACACCGACCGCGTGCGGATCCTGAAGGAGCTGTTCGCCACCAGCGACCGCGTTGTGCTGGCGGACGTCGTGGCGACGCTCTTCCCCGAATCGGTTAGCGAAGTCGCCGCCATCAACTTCCGCGGGTTCAAGAAGCGCTTCAACGACCTGGCCGAGCAGGCGCATGTCCCGATCCGCCTGGCATTCGACGCCCGCAAGCCCAAGGGGCTCGAGCGGCGCGCCTGGTTCAAGGGCACACCCGCTCTGGACGACCGCCAGGCCGCGAAGCTGGTCGAGGCCACGCCCGCCTACGACCCCAGGGATTACGTCCCGCCGGTGGCGGTTGCCTTCGAGGCGGTCACCTTCCCCCAGGACGTGGCGCGAGCGCTGGAAGAGGCGGCGCCCGACGCATGGCGGCAACTCGATGCCGACCGGCAGGAGTTCCTCTGCAGCCTCACCTGCCGCCTCCAGCCTTTCGTCCAGGTGGTGGGGCCGACGCCGGTTCCTCATGTGATCGGCTTCGAGGCCCTGGCCACGACGCTCCAGGGGGAGGGGTTCGGGCAAATCGCCGGGGCCGGAAGAGCTCTGGGGATTCCGAGCGAGCTCGTCCATATGGCCGTGTTTCGCGTGGCGCTGCGTACGGCCAACACGCTGCGCGAGCTGGCGGAGCAGGAAGGTTTCCCGAATGCCCGGCGTCTGCTCGTCAGCGTGAATCTGGACCCCGAGATACTGCGGAACCGCGGCTTCGACCCGTGGCTCTACCACTCGAGCCACCTGTTCTTCCAGGGCCTCGCCTTCGAGGTCAGCGAGAAGTCCGCGGGCACCGACCTCGCCTTGCTGCCGAAGCTGGGGGCCGCGTACGGCTTGCGATTCGTGCTCGACGACGTCAACGAGATGAGCGAAGAGGCGCGCACCCGGCTAGCGCCGCACGCCGAGATGGCCAAGCTGGACGTGCGCGAATTCCAGCGCCTCGTCGAGGCGGCGGGCCAGGACCCGCCGGAGACGATTCGAGCGCTGAGCCGGTTCCGTCTGGAGGGCAAGCCGTTCCTGGTGGAAGGGGTGGAGTCGCACTGGCAAGAGCAGTACCTCGCGAGACACTGGGATGCAAAGAGCCTCGGGTCGCTCTTTGGGCAGGGATACCTGTTCGAGCCTGGCGAGCCTTGGAGCCGGTGGCTGGCCCCGCTGCCCGAGGGGGCCGCACGGGGATTTGTGCTCTGCCGCCTGCCCGCCCCGCCGCTGCTCGCCCGCCGCACCCGTCGAGGCGACAAAGAGCTCTGGCCCGCCGAACTACTCGAGGACGTGTATGCGACGCGCTACCCGCCGCACGTCTTCCAGCCTCCCCAGGTCCAAACCGAGGAGGGTGCTGTCGAGGA
- a CDS encoding error-prone DNA polymerase → MSYVELRAHSAFSFGDGASTPEALVARAAELGYTALGLTDHADLGGVIRFALEAERRGVKPVVGAELLVDGCPAAFLARDEEGYRNLAGLVTRARVGELRVWQGEGQGLGEGEAEAAGAKGRGQGEGEGRGAPPRGRPSLTFQDIAERSAGLIALTGPAAGEIASLIRAERPEEAAFMLARWGEVFAGRLAVEVQLHHVSGAESALAWALIELAERGGVPWVAANDPRYLDAGGRLVHDLFTALRAGVCVNTAASWGLLHPNGEWRLKSPPEMAALWQGRERGLEESCRLAGECRAFDLRWLRPPLPRFPVPPGHACPERSRGDDDSYLRELVYAGARQRWGELDERQRAQLEHELGVIRRLGFAGFFLVMWDAVRFARSRDILCQGRGSAANSAVAYCLGITAVDPVRHGLLFERFLSEVRTDGRTEAPDIDVDFEMHRREEVLDYMYQTYRRQHAAITCVTQTFHAPSAVQDVMRALGYPAELAFRLSKRMHGHAPSAGAEMLEKGLAAEAGLELGDARGRALVAAMKALDDLPRLRSTHPGGFVLSCRPLGEYLPIEHTTMGRTILQFDKDDLDAAGVPKFDFLGLGGLSAVHLAFDAIEKRTGEKLELYRLPVDDRATFEMIARGDTVGTFQIESRAQIQSILQTWPERLYDLVVQVALIRPGPIQARFVRPYTRRRRGLEPVRCAHPLLEPILRRTYGIPIFQEQAMAVAMALGGFSAAEADELRRAMGHQRKLPRLHAALERLRSRIIERGIDPAVAAGVVEDLHSFANYGFPESHAWSFALIAYATAYLKAHYPAEFCLGLLNAWPMGFYPPATLVHDARRHGVTVLPPCLKRGGWDCTLEFVPVPEERPGTGVAAAPPGTGAGTRTSPALRIGRRHIRGRGEKAREALQSARAAGPFTSVEDVVRRARLTRADALHLARAGAFEAFEPGRRKAAWAALRAAGDLLPLAPARHLPFDPRELEGEELVFLDYLATGICTHGHPMEHLRERLRAAGVTASQELEQLVDGERVVVAGLVVARQHPETARGTVFVLLEDEFGFINVIVPARTYQRHREVVHFAPFLVVEGSFEREDRAINVVGRRFRELTAREITFQSRDFR, encoded by the coding sequence GTGTCGTACGTCGAGCTGCGCGCCCATAGTGCCTTCTCCTTCGGCGATGGCGCCTCGACGCCCGAGGCGCTGGTGGCGCGGGCGGCGGAGCTGGGTTACACGGCACTGGGGCTCACGGACCACGCGGACCTGGGCGGGGTTATCCGCTTTGCGCTGGAGGCGGAGCGCCGGGGGGTGAAGCCCGTGGTGGGCGCGGAGCTGCTGGTGGACGGGTGCCCGGCGGCGTTCCTGGCCCGGGACGAGGAGGGCTACCGCAACCTGGCGGGTTTGGTGACGAGGGCGCGGGTGGGCGAGCTGCGGGTGTGGCAGGGAGAAGGGCAAGGGCTAGGGGAGGGAGAGGCCGAGGCGGCCGGCGCCAAGGGCCGGGGCCAAGGGGAGGGAGAGGGTCGAGGCGCGCCCCCGCGGGGCCGGCCGTCGCTCACCTTCCAGGATATTGCCGAGCGCTCCGCCGGCCTGATCGCGCTGACCGGGCCGGCCGCGGGTGAGATCGCCTCGCTGATCCGGGCGGAGCGGCCGGAGGAGGCGGCGTTCATGCTGGCTCGCTGGGGCGAGGTATTCGCCGGGCGGCTGGCGGTCGAGGTGCAGCTCCATCACGTGTCGGGCGCGGAGTCGGCGCTGGCCTGGGCGCTGATCGAGCTGGCGGAGCGGGGCGGCGTGCCCTGGGTGGCGGCCAATGATCCGCGCTACCTGGACGCGGGCGGCCGGCTGGTGCACGACCTGTTCACCGCGCTGCGGGCCGGCGTGTGCGTGAACACGGCCGCGTCCTGGGGCTTGCTCCACCCCAACGGCGAGTGGCGGCTCAAGTCGCCCCCCGAGATGGCGGCGCTCTGGCAGGGGCGCGAGCGGGGGCTCGAGGAGAGTTGTCGCCTAGCCGGCGAGTGCCGCGCCTTCGACCTGCGCTGGCTGCGCCCGCCGCTCCCGCGCTTCCCCGTGCCGCCCGGCCACGCCTGCCCCGAGCGGAGCCGAGGGGACGATGACTCCTACCTGCGCGAGCTGGTGTACGCGGGCGCGCGCCAGCGCTGGGGCGAGCTGGACGAGCGGCAGCGGGCGCAGCTCGAGCACGAGCTGGGCGTGATCCGGCGCCTGGGCTTTGCCGGCTTCTTCCTGGTCATGTGGGACGCCGTCCGCTTTGCCCGCTCGCGCGACATCCTGTGCCAGGGGCGGGGGAGCGCGGCCAACTCCGCGGTCGCCTATTGCCTGGGCATCACGGCGGTGGACCCCGTGCGCCACGGCCTGCTCTTCGAGCGCTTCCTCTCCGAGGTGCGGACGGACGGGCGTACGGAGGCGCCGGACATCGACGTCGACTTCGAGATGCACCGCCGCGAGGAGGTGCTGGACTACATGTACCAGACGTACCGTCGCCAGCACGCCGCCATCACCTGCGTGACCCAGACCTTCCACGCGCCCAGCGCAGTGCAGGACGTCATGCGCGCGCTGGGCTACCCCGCGGAGCTGGCGTTCAGGCTGTCCAAGCGCATGCACGGCCACGCGCCCTCAGCGGGCGCGGAGATGCTGGAGAAGGGGCTCGCGGCCGAGGCCGGTCTCGAGCTGGGCGATGCCCGCGGCCGCGCGCTCGTCGCCGCCATGAAAGCGCTGGACGACCTGCCGCGGCTCCGCTCGACGCACCCGGGCGGCTTTGTGCTCTCCTGCCGGCCGCTGGGCGAGTACCTGCCCATCGAGCATACCACCATGGGGCGGACCATCCTGCAGTTCGACAAGGACGACCTGGACGCGGCCGGCGTGCCCAAGTTCGATTTCCTGGGGCTGGGCGGGCTGTCCGCCGTGCATCTGGCGTTCGACGCCATCGAGAAGCGGACGGGCGAGAAGCTGGAGCTGTACCGGCTGCCGGTGGACGATCGCGCCACCTTCGAGATGATCGCGCGCGGCGACACTGTGGGCACCTTCCAGATCGAGAGCCGGGCGCAGATCCAGTCGATCCTGCAGACATGGCCCGAGCGGCTGTACGACCTGGTGGTACAGGTGGCGCTGATCCGGCCCGGGCCGATCCAGGCGCGCTTCGTCCGACCTTACACCCGGCGGCGGCGCGGCCTCGAGCCCGTGCGCTGCGCGCACCCGCTGCTCGAGCCGATCCTGCGCCGCACCTACGGCATTCCCATCTTCCAGGAGCAGGCCATGGCCGTGGCCATGGCGCTGGGCGGCTTCAGTGCCGCGGAGGCCGACGAGCTGCGCCGCGCCATGGGACACCAGCGCAAGCTGCCACGGCTGCACGCGGCGCTCGAGCGGCTGCGCTCGCGCATCATCGAGCGGGGGATCGACCCGGCCGTGGCCGCCGGGGTGGTCGAGGACCTGCACTCCTTTGCCAATTATGGCTTCCCCGAGTCCCACGCCTGGAGCTTCGCCCTCATTGCCTATGCTACGGCCTACCTCAAGGCGCACTACCCGGCCGAGTTCTGCCTGGGGCTGCTCAACGCCTGGCCCATGGGGTTCTACCCGCCCGCCACCCTGGTCCACGACGCGCGCCGGCACGGCGTGACCGTGCTGCCGCCCTGCCTCAAGCGCGGGGGGTGGGACTGCACGCTGGAATTCGTACCCGTACCCGAAGAACGGCCGGGTACGGGTGTGGCGGCTGCGCCGCCTGGTACGGGTGCGGGTACGAGAACATCCCCAGCCCTCCGCATCGGCAGGCGCCACATCCGCGGACGGGGCGAGAAGGCGCGGGAAGCACTGCAATCCGCGCGCGCCGCCGGCCCGTTCACCTCCGTGGAGGACGTGGTCCGCCGCGCCCGGCTCACCCGCGCCGATGCGCTGCACCTGGCGCGGGCCGGTGCCTTCGAGGCCTTCGAGCCCGGCCGCCGCAAGGCCGCCTGGGCGGCGCTGCGCGCCGCGGGCGACCTCCTGCCCCTGGCGCCCGCGCGCCACCTGCCCTTCGACCCCCGGGAACTGGAAGGCGAGGAGCTGGTCTTCCTGGACTACCTGGCCACGGGCATCTGCACGCACGGCCATCCCATGGAGCACCTGCGCGAGCGGCTGCGTGCCGCGGGCGTGACCGCGAGCCAGGAACTCGAGCAGCTCGTGGATGGGGAGCGCGTCGTCGTGGCCGGCCTCGTCGTCGCCCGCCAGCACCCGGAGACGGCCAGGGGCACGGTCTTC